The following are encoded in a window of Callithrix jacchus isolate 240 chromosome 9, calJac240_pri, whole genome shotgun sequence genomic DNA:
- the DRC2 gene encoding dynein regulatory complex subunit 2 isoform X1, with the protein MPKKEKKAKTPLSEEEQLLLFQQKLLAEEEMAKKKERLLSQFLKDKLAKEEHNSALNLNKINTQWRTVLREVKTRELLKDIEILSQTFERVVDCKDNVIKSLAKDLSEAEEQYTRALCSHLHNVDQLLALQRRRLSLLEESYNMELEALTKEFETERKTIIDQHEKEIRYLQDIFMAMEQNYLDSEYESKLEFQSMWNDLKNMNLEEKHFLRLQLENTVEDLWRKFQDVLKNYTDVTEDLKVAFETLQVKDEKSSKEIEVQMKKIQKLQDAITISKGKIMIHSRESENENRYIRNDKELVLIQLRKLKSQRTQARAASQKNLVKLTLESNATLKALRKIVDKGEKILKLAEICRKFETEEEKVLPFYSSVLTPKEQEGIEENLEELTEELTKLIVDYIGMENFWKRYNKVKLEQLSLQHRRAQLLDINGKLQGMLKQYLDGISVSDVVLSQLNPLFIVNHRSNLPQPSSTPIAHPGDKQHPTT; encoded by the exons ATgcctaagaaagaaaagaaggccaaGACGCCCCTGTCCGAGGAGGAGCAGCTGCTTCTGTTTCAGCAGAAGTTGCTGGCAGAAGAGGAGATGGCCAAAAAGAAGGAGAGGCTCCTCAGCCAGTTCTTGAAG GACAAGCTAGCCAAGGAGGAACACAACAGTGCTCTGAACCTTAATAAGATTAACACACAGTGGAGAACCGTCCTTCGGGAAGTCAAGACCAGAGAGCTTCTTAAGGACATTGAGATCCTCAGCCAAACATTTGAACGAGTGGTGGACTGTAAGGACAATGTCATCAAG TCTTTAGCTAAAGACCTGTCTGAAGCCGAGGAGCAGTACACCCGTGCCCTGTGCAGCCACTTGCACAATGTTGACCAACTCTTGGCCCTGCAGAGGCGCCGGCTCAGTCTCCTGGAGGAAAGTTACAACATGGAGCTAGAGGCCCtaaccaaggagtttgagacagaaAG GAAGACGATTATTGACCAACATGAGAAAGAGATTCGCTACCTACAAGATATCTTCATGGCCATGGAGCAGAACTATTTGGATTCTGAGTATGAAAGCAAGCTGGAGTTCCAGAGCATGTGGAATGATCTCAAAAACATG AATTTAGAAGAGAAGCACTTTCTAAGACTGCAACTGGAGAACACAGTAGAAGATCTGTGGAGAAAGTTCCAGGATGTACTCAAGAATTACACTGATGTCACAGAGGATCTAAAGGTTGCCTTTGAGACCCTGCAGGTGAAGGATGAGAAGAGCTCCAAAGAGATTGaagtacagatgaaaaaaatacagaagctaCAG GATGCCATAACTATTTCAAAAGGCAAGATCATGATACATAGCCGTGAGAGTGAAAATGAGAACCGGTATATCCGTAATGACAAGGAATTGGTGCTCATACAACTGCGAAAACTTAAGTCCCAAAGGACTCAGGCGCGAGCAGCATCTCAGAAGAACTTAGTCAAACTCACCCTGGAAAGTAATGCTACCCTAAAGGCCCTGAGAAAGATTGTTGATAAG GGTGAAAAGATCCTTAAACTTGCTGAAATATGTAGGAAATTTGAAACTGAGGAAGAAAAAGTACTGCCTTTTTATTCATCAGTATTGACTCCTAAGGAGCAGGAGGGGATTGAGGAGAATTTAGAAGAGCTTACTGAGGAGCTCACCAAG TTGATCGTGGATTACATAGGGATGGAGAATTTCTGGAAAAGGTACAACAAAGTGAAACTGGAGCAACTGAGCCTCCAACACAGACGAGCCCAGCTGCTAGATATCAATGGGAAGCTGCAGGGAATGCTGAAGCAGTACTTGGATGGCATCTCAGTGAGTGACGTAGTGCTGAGCCAACTCAACCCACTCTTCATAGTCAACCATCGAAGCAACTTACCCCAGCCCTCATCTACACCTATAGCCCATCCAGGTGATAAACAACATCCAACCACTTAA
- the DRC2 gene encoding dynein regulatory complex subunit 2 isoform X2, whose amino-acid sequence MPKKEKKAKTPLSEEEQLLLFQQKLLAEEEMAKKKERLLSQFLKDKLAKEEHNSALNLNKINTQWRTVLREVKTRELLKDIEILSQTFERVVDCKDNVIKSLAKDLSEAEEQYTRALCSHLHNVDQLLALQRRRLSLLEESYNMELEALTKEFETERKTIIDQHEKEIRYLQDIFMAMEQNYLDSEYESKLEFQSMWNDLKNMNLEEKHFLRLQLENTVEDLWRKFQDVLKNYTDVTEDLKVAFETLQVKDEKSSKEIEVQMKKIQKLQDAITISKGKIMIHSRESENENRYIRNDKELVLIQLRKLKSQRTQARAASQKNLVKLTLESNATLKALRKIVDKLIVDYIGMENFWKRYNKVKLEQLSLQHRRAQLLDINGKLQGMLKQYLDGISVSDVVLSQLNPLFIVNHRSNLPQPSSTPIAHPGDKQHPTT is encoded by the exons ATgcctaagaaagaaaagaaggccaaGACGCCCCTGTCCGAGGAGGAGCAGCTGCTTCTGTTTCAGCAGAAGTTGCTGGCAGAAGAGGAGATGGCCAAAAAGAAGGAGAGGCTCCTCAGCCAGTTCTTGAAG GACAAGCTAGCCAAGGAGGAACACAACAGTGCTCTGAACCTTAATAAGATTAACACACAGTGGAGAACCGTCCTTCGGGAAGTCAAGACCAGAGAGCTTCTTAAGGACATTGAGATCCTCAGCCAAACATTTGAACGAGTGGTGGACTGTAAGGACAATGTCATCAAG TCTTTAGCTAAAGACCTGTCTGAAGCCGAGGAGCAGTACACCCGTGCCCTGTGCAGCCACTTGCACAATGTTGACCAACTCTTGGCCCTGCAGAGGCGCCGGCTCAGTCTCCTGGAGGAAAGTTACAACATGGAGCTAGAGGCCCtaaccaaggagtttgagacagaaAG GAAGACGATTATTGACCAACATGAGAAAGAGATTCGCTACCTACAAGATATCTTCATGGCCATGGAGCAGAACTATTTGGATTCTGAGTATGAAAGCAAGCTGGAGTTCCAGAGCATGTGGAATGATCTCAAAAACATG AATTTAGAAGAGAAGCACTTTCTAAGACTGCAACTGGAGAACACAGTAGAAGATCTGTGGAGAAAGTTCCAGGATGTACTCAAGAATTACACTGATGTCACAGAGGATCTAAAGGTTGCCTTTGAGACCCTGCAGGTGAAGGATGAGAAGAGCTCCAAAGAGATTGaagtacagatgaaaaaaatacagaagctaCAG GATGCCATAACTATTTCAAAAGGCAAGATCATGATACATAGCCGTGAGAGTGAAAATGAGAACCGGTATATCCGTAATGACAAGGAATTGGTGCTCATACAACTGCGAAAACTTAAGTCCCAAAGGACTCAGGCGCGAGCAGCATCTCAGAAGAACTTAGTCAAACTCACCCTGGAAAGTAATGCTACCCTAAAGGCCCTGAGAAAGATTGTTGATAAG TTGATCGTGGATTACATAGGGATGGAGAATTTCTGGAAAAGGTACAACAAAGTGAAACTGGAGCAACTGAGCCTCCAACACAGACGAGCCCAGCTGCTAGATATCAATGGGAAGCTGCAGGGAATGCTGAAGCAGTACTTGGATGGCATCTCAGTGAGTGACGTAGTGCTGAGCCAACTCAACCCACTCTTCATAGTCAACCATCGAAGCAACTTACCCCAGCCCTCATCTACACCTATAGCCCATCCAGGTGATAAACAACATCCAACCACTTAA